GTGATCGTCCGCACCATCTATCATCAGGAGCTTTATGAGGCCGGCTGTAAAATGCTGGCTGATTCAGGTTACAGCGGCATCTGCGACATAGAGTTCATGCGCAACTGGGACACCGGTGGATTTGATTTCATAGAATTCAACCCCCGTTATGGTTTGGGGCAAAGGGTTTCCCAGACGGCCGGCGCCGGCCTGGCGGAAATGGCGGTGAAGTTGGCCACGGGAGAGGCTCCTGATGCTCAGGTCATTGCCAGACCCGGGTATTTTTGGGTTTATTTTGATGAGTGGATAAAGGAAAGGATCATGCCCTGGCGGAATCAATTTACCAGACAGTTGCGCAACCGGGGGAATACCTCAAAAATATTTGATATCATGGATTGCAGACCAGAATTGAGGCACATTAAGAACATTGCATCTTCAAAACTCAAAAGGGTTTCACGGTTGTCATCGGCAATATTTGCCGGGGCCATTAACTTTGGAGAGATGCTCGATGAACTTGGGAAAATACTGGCGTAATAAATTTGACCAGTTAGCGCTTAAAGATATGCCTGTTTGGCAACAAGCCAGTTGGTGGTATGAGTATATTGTCGAAAACCAGAAAAGGTTCGTTGATAACGGTTTGCGGAAGCATTCAGGCAGCAAACAGCTTTTAGTGGCTGATATCGGTTGCGGGCCGGGGATAAACATTCAACAATTAGTGAAATTGGGGCATAAAGCAGTGGGGTTGGATTACTCCATCAATGGTCTTATGGTTGCAAAAAAGAGCGCGGGAACTGACAATTGTCAGTTAATAAATGGAAATGTTTCATTTATGCCTTTAAAAGAGAAGATTTTTGATGCAGTGTTATTTTTTGGCGTTTTGCAAACGGCAGATGATCCTGAAAGACAGATCAAACAGTTATCAGGGCTTTTAAAACCAAATGGTATTTTGCTGATGTCCACCCTGCGGCAGCATTCCATCTGGGAGTTACCTTTCTGGCCAATCCATATATTATCCCTGCAGGGTTATTATCCCTGTATTTCAAACAGGAATTTAGAGGTGATCAAAAGCAGAGACCTTCTGATACCCCGGCCGACAGACGATAAAGAACAACAGCTAAAAAGATATTCTACGGACAAAATAAAATCATGGCTGGCCAGTGCCGGCTTTCATAAAATCACATTCAAATATGACGGTCCGTTAGAATATTTTCCCCATCTATCCAATTCCATAATGACCTATGTCAGAGCATTTAAAAAATAAAGCTGGGCCGGAGTCAAAGGTATTTTTCAGCCCCGATGATCTACCTGAAAAATGGGATGAAGCATTCGGTTTATCGGGTTTATTCTGTCACAAGAAAACATTGAAGCATTTATTTGCCACCAGCCCATTAAAACAAGAATATTTTTCGGCGGGGAATCCTGGAAAACAAACGTTGAATGGCACGGTGTGCCGGTCAAATCTTCCATTTGCCGTGGGGCCCATTACAATTTACCGACCAGCTGCGATCTGCTCCCTGCCTATGCCTTTTAGCACAGATCCCGGGTTTTCTGATGTCGGGCGGCTTAAGGAAGTGGCGGACATTATGAATAGATTTTGGAAAGGTTTTCAATTGATAACCGGGCTTGGTGAAAGAGGGGAAGACATCCGGGGTTGGTCCTGGCGCAGGCACTTTCCTACGGTTGATCTGGACATTAAATGGGATTCATTTGACGAATATCTTGAGAGTTTCAGGTCAGATTACAAATCCAGAATAACTGAGACAATGAAACGGGGACAAGAGTTAAAATCTTGCATAATTACGCCGGATAGATTTGATGAAAAAACATACGATTTATACGTGGCTGTAGCCAGGCGGTATCATTCAATAGTATTGCCCCGAGATTACTTTGTAAGATTTCCAGTTAAAAGCTATATTTTAGGGCTGGAAGCCGATGGAATAGTTTTTGCCTGGGCCTTTTTAGTGCCCAAGGGCCGGTATCTCTATTTTCTTTTTGGCGGGTTTAACGAAAAATTTAATAACGCATATAGTATTTACAACAATCTACTATTGGCGATAGTACGGTTTTCCATCGAAAATAAATATGAAAAAATT
This genomic window from bacterium contains:
- a CDS encoding methyltransferase domain-containing protein, which encodes MNLGKYWRNKFDQLALKDMPVWQQASWWYEYIVENQKRFVDNGLRKHSGSKQLLVADIGCGPGINIQQLVKLGHKAVGLDYSINGLMVAKKSAGTDNCQLINGNVSFMPLKEKIFDAVLFFGVLQTADDPERQIKQLSGLLKPNGILLMSTLRQHSIWELPFWPIHILSLQGYYPCISNRNLEVIKSRDLLIPRPTDDKEQQLKRYSTDKIKSWLASAGFHKITFKYDGPLEYFPHLSNSIMTYVRAFKK
- a CDS encoding GNAT family N-acetyltransferase → MSEHLKNKAGPESKVFFSPDDLPEKWDEAFGLSGLFCHKKTLKHLFATSPLKQEYFSAGNPGKQTLNGTVCRSNLPFAVGPITIYRPAAICSLPMPFSTDPGFSDVGRLKEVADIMNRFWKGFQLITGLGERGEDIRGWSWRRHFPTVDLDIKWDSFDEYLESFRSDYKSRITETMKRGQELKSCIITPDRFDEKTYDLYVAVARRYHSIVLPRDYFVRFPVKSYILGLEADGIVFAWAFLVPKGRYLYFLFGGFNEKFNNAYSIYNNLLLAIVRFSIENKYEKINLGQTAELSKMRIGGYPVERYQLVRHTDPIINQILQKTDIFEYRKHYPKPNVFKKMTEIDQRHVL